A single window of Archangium gephyra DNA harbors:
- the dtd gene encoding D-aminoacyl-tRNA deacylase — MKAVVQRVLEASVTVNGERVSQVGPGLLVLLGVGKGDSEADVVWMAEKLATLRIFEDAAGKMNLSLEDTSRQLIVVSQFTLYGDARKGRRPSFIDAMEPAGAKALYERVCEVLRARGLTVGTGIFAADMKVALVNDGPVTLLLESPGSAAAPAPR, encoded by the coding sequence ATGAAGGCAGTGGTCCAACGCGTCCTCGAGGCCTCCGTCACCGTCAACGGCGAGCGCGTCAGCCAGGTGGGCCCGGGGCTGCTCGTGCTGCTCGGGGTGGGCAAGGGCGACAGCGAGGCGGACGTGGTGTGGATGGCGGAGAAGCTCGCCACGCTGCGCATCTTCGAGGACGCCGCCGGCAAGATGAACCTCTCCCTGGAGGACACCTCCCGGCAGCTCATCGTCGTCAGCCAGTTCACCCTCTACGGGGATGCGCGCAAGGGCCGGCGGCCCAGCTTCATCGACGCCATGGAGCCGGCGGGCGCCAAGGCCCTCTACGAGCGCGTGTGCGAGGTGCTGCGCGCCCGCGGCCTCACGGTGGGCACGGGCATCTTCGCGGCGGACATGAAGGTGGCGCTCGTCAACGACGGCCCCGTCACCCTCCTCCTGGAGAGCCCGGGGAGCGCGGCGGCGCCTGCTCCGCGCTGA
- the hpf gene encoding ribosome hibernation-promoting factor, HPF/YfiA family yields MQLNITFRQFGSSDALKEYAKEKVERVNKYLDRAGEAHVVLSLERHLHHAEITIHSGSWVLRGREKSEDMYASIDLAMDKIEAQLRKYKEKIKNHHGRERVHHRQGLVNQLKVRHKVFELPEEMLDEAAEAAPAARPAVSTPATEQLAQATTRIVRTSEITVKPMPVDEAVMQMNLMNQDFYVFQHATTHEVCVVYRRKEDGQYGLIATHGSTPAPTAG; encoded by the coding sequence ATGCAGCTCAACATCACCTTCCGCCAGTTCGGCTCGTCCGATGCCCTCAAGGAGTACGCGAAGGAGAAGGTCGAGCGGGTGAACAAGTACCTGGATAGGGCCGGTGAGGCCCACGTGGTGCTGTCGCTCGAGCGGCACCTGCACCACGCGGAGATCACCATCCACTCCGGCTCCTGGGTGCTGCGCGGCAGGGAGAAGAGCGAGGACATGTACGCGTCCATCGATCTCGCGATGGACAAGATCGAAGCGCAGCTGCGCAAGTACAAGGAGAAGATCAAGAACCACCACGGGCGCGAGCGCGTGCACCACCGCCAGGGGCTGGTGAACCAGCTCAAGGTGCGCCACAAGGTGTTCGAGCTGCCCGAGGAGATGCTGGACGAGGCCGCCGAGGCCGCTCCCGCCGCGCGGCCCGCCGTGAGCACGCCGGCCACCGAGCAGCTCGCGCAGGCCACGACGCGCATCGTGCGCACCTCGGAGATCACCGTGAAGCCCATGCCGGTGGACGAGGCGGTGATGCAGATGAACCTGATGAACCAGGACTTCTACGTCTTCCAGCACGCCACCACGCACGAGGTCTGCGTGGTGTACCGGCGCAAGGAGGATGGGCAGTACGGCCTCATCGCCACGCACGGCTCCACGCCCGCGCCCACCGCGGGCTGA
- a CDS encoding glycoside hydrolase family 3 protein — protein MPAQAGQDPTPAPPSADEVLRARAEHLLAGLSLEDKVGQLMMVGFGGTTVDESVEALVRGRRVGGVCLFRRNIANGEQVARLNDGLRRLLADGIPPFLALDQEGGNVVRVKDDVVLLPGNMALGATRSAELAYAAGLAQGEDLQRLGFNMNLAPVLDVNLNPRNPVIGIRSYGDSVPLVSELGRAFVRGQQDAGLVTVAKHFPGHGSTDADSHTALPVMRESREEVLAQMEPFRAVIQDGLDGLMTAHVAVPGLTGDDMPATVHPQVLDGLLRQRLGFDGLVLTDELEMDAIARRYGVGRAAVMAVKAGADMVLVPWRAEKKTEVYEALMTAAWSGELPRARLDEAVRRILTSKLRRGLFEPPPLLEERLATPPAPENAEVAHRIARAAVTLLRTDGKHFPLSPGTRLGLITPERSLGEAILERVPGAQVLNVPAWPSHARRAVLRQQARRLALTSDVVVVGMINSRQLELVTLAAATGRPVLVVSMGLPYLAEQADEARAVLAIYSYQPAATEAAAAALFGEIGTPGRLPVGLSRLAFGHGLDAPRPGRTARSEHGQR, from the coding sequence GTGCCCGCCCAGGCCGGGCAGGACCCCACCCCCGCCCCGCCCTCGGCGGACGAGGTGCTCCGGGCCCGCGCCGAGCACCTCCTGGCAGGCCTGTCCCTCGAGGACAAGGTGGGCCAGTTGATGATGGTGGGCTTTGGCGGCACCACGGTGGACGAGTCCGTGGAGGCGCTGGTGCGCGGCCGCCGGGTGGGCGGGGTGTGCCTCTTCCGGCGCAACATCGCCAACGGCGAGCAGGTGGCCCGGCTCAACGACGGCCTGCGCCGGCTGCTGGCCGACGGCATCCCCCCCTTCCTCGCGCTGGACCAGGAGGGGGGCAACGTGGTGCGGGTGAAGGACGACGTGGTGCTGCTGCCGGGCAACATGGCGCTGGGGGCCACGCGCTCGGCGGAGCTGGCCTACGCCGCGGGGCTCGCCCAGGGGGAGGACCTCCAGCGCCTGGGCTTCAACATGAACCTGGCGCCCGTGCTGGACGTCAACCTCAACCCGCGCAACCCCGTCATCGGCATCCGCTCCTACGGGGACTCGGTGCCGCTCGTCTCCGAGCTGGGGCGGGCCTTCGTGCGCGGCCAGCAGGACGCGGGGCTCGTCACCGTGGCCAAGCACTTCCCCGGCCATGGCTCCACGGACGCCGACAGCCACACCGCCCTGCCCGTCATGCGCGAGTCCCGCGAGGAGGTGCTCGCCCAGATGGAGCCCTTCCGCGCCGTCATCCAGGACGGGCTGGACGGGTTGATGACGGCCCACGTGGCCGTGCCCGGCCTCACCGGGGACGACATGCCGGCCACCGTCCACCCCCAGGTGCTGGACGGACTGCTGCGCCAGCGGCTCGGCTTCGACGGGCTGGTGCTCACCGATGAGCTGGAGATGGACGCCATCGCCCGGCGCTACGGCGTAGGCCGGGCCGCGGTGATGGCGGTGAAGGCCGGCGCGGACATGGTGCTCGTCCCCTGGCGCGCGGAGAAGAAGACGGAGGTGTACGAGGCCCTCATGACGGCCGCCTGGAGCGGAGAGCTTCCCCGGGCGCGGCTGGACGAGGCCGTGCGCCGCATCCTCACCTCCAAGCTGCGCCGTGGCCTCTTCGAGCCCCCGCCCCTCCTGGAGGAGCGCCTGGCCACTCCGCCCGCGCCGGAGAACGCCGAGGTGGCCCACCGCATCGCCCGCGCCGCCGTCACCCTGCTGCGCACCGACGGCAAGCACTTCCCCCTCTCCCCCGGCACGCGCCTGGGCCTCATCACCCCGGAGCGCTCGCTGGGCGAGGCCATCCTCGAGCGCGTGCCCGGCGCCCAGGTGCTCAACGTGCCCGCGTGGCCCTCGCACGCACGCCGTGCCGTGCTGAGGCAGCAGGCGCGCCGCCTGGCGCTCACCTCGGACGTGGTGGTGGTGGGGATGATCAACTCACGCCAGCTGGAGCTCGTCACCCTGGCCGCCGCCACCGGACGCCCGGTGCTGGTGGTGTCCATGGGCCTGCCCTACCTCGCCGAACAAGCCGACGAGGCCCGGGCCGTGCTGGCCATCTACTCGTACCAGCCCGCCGCCACCGAGGCCGCCGCCGCCGCCCTCTTCGGGGAGATCGGCACACCGGGCCGGCTCCCCGTGGGACTGAGCCGGCTCGCCTTCGGTCACGGACTGGACGCACCGCGCCCCGGGCGGACCGCCCGCTCGGAGCACGGCCAGCGTTGA
- a CDS encoding sensor histidine kinase translates to MEKTPSPPPPSPVVLIVEDDEAKRYMLARMLELAGFRTREAANASEAFTLVREGPDVLLLDVRLPDLTGFEVSRRLKADPATASIPIIQMSASFTTTQDKTQGLLGGADGYLVAPVEPEELVATLRTVLRTHEVARERAQLLESERTARAALEAANAQLRTQVDILANVQDSIIVTDLSGRITYWNVGAMQLFGYSAEEMVGQSLAAIYPSQSPQELEKGLARIITQGERSGEWLGRRKDGSEVWINIRTVPMRSAQGEPTGFIGVSRDITELRNLRADALHRAELAQQLIGIVSHDLRNPLTAITLAAESGLRKEGRDEAAQVRLLTRIRSSAERMTRMVRDLLDFTQASMGGGIVLNPQPIDLHELARQVVEEVQFAHPGRTLRLECTGDSEGTLDADRIAQVLTNLLTNALQYSPPDTPVTVSSTSEAGMLQLRVHNLGDPISPEDQQHIFEPLQRGAAEMDSAQRSIGLGLFIVNHLVRAHHGHIQVRSSREEGTTFQVHLPRDARAAGSSKA, encoded by the coding sequence ATGGAAAAAACCCCATCTCCCCCGCCACCCTCGCCCGTCGTGCTCATCGTCGAGGACGACGAGGCCAAGCGGTACATGCTCGCGCGCATGCTGGAGCTGGCGGGCTTCAGGACGCGGGAAGCCGCCAACGCGAGCGAGGCCTTCACACTCGTCCGGGAGGGGCCCGATGTCCTCCTGCTGGACGTGCGCCTGCCGGACCTGACGGGCTTCGAGGTGAGCCGCAGGTTGAAGGCGGACCCGGCCACGGCCTCCATCCCCATCATCCAGATGTCCGCCAGCTTCACCACCACGCAGGACAAGACGCAGGGGCTGCTCGGAGGCGCGGACGGCTACCTCGTGGCCCCGGTGGAGCCCGAGGAGCTGGTGGCCACGCTGCGCACCGTGCTGCGCACCCACGAGGTGGCCCGGGAGCGCGCACAACTGCTGGAGTCCGAGCGCACCGCCCGCGCCGCCCTGGAGGCCGCCAACGCCCAGCTGCGCACGCAGGTGGACATCCTGGCCAACGTGCAGGACAGCATCATCGTGACGGACCTGTCCGGCCGCATCACCTACTGGAACGTGGGGGCCATGCAGCTCTTCGGCTACAGCGCCGAGGAGATGGTGGGCCAGTCGCTGGCGGCCATCTACCCGAGCCAGTCCCCCCAGGAGTTGGAGAAGGGCCTGGCCCGCATCATCACCCAGGGCGAGCGCTCGGGGGAATGGCTGGGAAGGCGCAAGGACGGGAGCGAGGTGTGGATCAACATCCGGACCGTCCCCATGCGCTCGGCCCAGGGAGAGCCCACCGGCTTCATCGGGGTGAGCCGGGACATCACCGAGCTGCGCAACCTGCGCGCCGACGCCCTGCACCGGGCGGAGCTCGCGCAGCAGCTCATCGGCATCGTCAGCCATGATCTGCGCAACCCGCTCACCGCCATCACCCTCGCGGCGGAGTCGGGCCTGCGCAAGGAGGGCCGGGACGAGGCCGCCCAGGTGCGCCTGCTCACGCGCATCCGCAGCAGCGCCGAGAGGATGACGCGCATGGTGAGGGACCTGTTGGACTTCACGCAGGCCAGCATGGGCGGCGGCATCGTCCTCAACCCCCAGCCCATCGACCTGCACGAGCTGGCCCGGCAGGTGGTGGAGGAAGTGCAGTTCGCCCACCCCGGACGCACGCTCCGGCTGGAGTGCACGGGCGACAGCGAGGGGACGCTGGACGCCGACCGCATCGCGCAGGTGCTGACGAACCTGCTGACCAACGCCCTTCAATACAGCCCGCCCGACACCCCCGTGACCGTGAGCAGCACGAGCGAGGCCGGCATGCTGCAACTGCGCGTGCACAACCTGGGGGACCCCATCTCCCCCGAGGACCAGCAGCACATCTTCGAGCCCCTGCAGCGGGGAGCAGCGGAGATGGACAGCGCCCAGCGCAGCATCGGCCTGGGGCTGTTCATCGTGAATCACCTCGTGCGCGCCCACCACGGCCACATCCAGGTGCGCTCCAGCCGCGAGGAGGGCACCACCTTCCAGGTGCACCTTCCTCGCGACGCGCGGGCCGCCGGGTCCTCGAAGGCCTGA
- a CDS encoding sensor histidine kinase, whose amino-acid sequence MSAPSVPSAPGSGQAPSSVPDSSALPAAERLRLLLEHMSEAFLSLDGKGRVLECNARAVALFGVDAERLRGQEPWGVVPALAGRTLHGRLLTALETRQPARFLASLPPRSWVEVSVVPVRDELWVLASDITQREEAQALVEETEKRFRLLGERFQVALDSAQMAVWETNLATGQVFRSEGHDRLYGYPEPLKEWTHEMFLASLHPEDRPEVEAQVTGIFSNDVKSYTSTFRTRWPDGTWHWLTSRATVMRDAQGRPMVVRGAMLDITTLKQTELALQDAVRVREDFLSLASHELKTPLTGLLLQMQLLRRMEAEAGPAPLDSPRVRARLEAIDRLLRRSSLLVDNLLDVGRIRHGKLDFLFSTGDLSALVSELVERTREEARLAGVSLTADIAPSLVGRFDRLRLEQVVLNLLANALRHGGGQPMEVRLERTSGGARLTVRDEGPGIPEDDRERIFARFEQVKGVARAGGLGLGLFIVRQIVEGHRGRVHVEPGPGGRGAAFVVELPL is encoded by the coding sequence GTGAGCGCGCCCTCCGTTCCGAGCGCGCCCGGTTCCGGCCAGGCGCCTTCTTCCGTCCCCGACAGCTCCGCGCTCCCCGCCGCCGAGCGCCTGCGGCTGTTGCTCGAGCACATGTCCGAGGCCTTCCTCTCGCTGGATGGGAAGGGGCGCGTGCTCGAGTGCAACGCGCGGGCGGTGGCGCTGTTCGGGGTGGACGCCGAGCGGTTGCGGGGCCAGGAGCCGTGGGGGGTGGTGCCCGCGCTGGCCGGCAGGACGTTGCATGGCCGGTTGTTGACGGCGCTCGAGACGCGCCAGCCCGCGCGCTTCCTCGCCTCCCTGCCGCCGCGCTCCTGGGTGGAGGTGTCCGTCGTCCCCGTGCGCGACGAGCTGTGGGTGCTCGCCTCCGACATCACCCAGCGCGAGGAGGCCCAGGCCCTGGTGGAGGAGACGGAGAAGCGCTTCCGGCTGTTGGGCGAGCGCTTCCAGGTGGCGCTCGACTCCGCGCAGATGGCCGTCTGGGAGACGAACCTCGCCACCGGCCAGGTGTTCCGCTCGGAAGGGCATGACCGGCTCTATGGCTACCCCGAGCCGCTCAAGGAGTGGACCCACGAGATGTTCCTCGCCTCGCTCCACCCGGAGGACCGTCCGGAGGTGGAGGCCCAGGTCACGGGCATCTTCTCCAATGACGTGAAGTCCTATACCTCCACCTTCCGCACCCGGTGGCCGGATGGGACGTGGCACTGGCTGACCAGCCGCGCCACGGTGATGCGCGATGCCCAGGGCCGGCCCATGGTGGTGCGCGGCGCCATGCTCGACATCACCACCCTCAAGCAGACGGAGCTGGCGCTGCAGGACGCGGTGCGCGTGCGCGAGGACTTCCTGTCGCTCGCCAGTCACGAGCTCAAGACACCGCTCACCGGCCTGTTGTTGCAGATGCAGCTGTTGCGGCGCATGGAGGCGGAGGCGGGTCCCGCGCCGCTGGACTCCCCCCGGGTGCGGGCGCGGCTGGAGGCCATCGATCGGTTGCTGCGGCGCTCGAGCCTGCTGGTGGACAACCTGCTGGACGTGGGCCGCATCCGCCACGGCAAGCTGGACTTCCTCTTCTCCACCGGGGACCTGTCGGCGCTGGTGTCCGAGCTGGTGGAGCGCACCCGCGAGGAGGCCCGGCTGGCGGGCGTGTCCCTCACCGCGGACATCGCCCCCTCGCTGGTGGGGCGCTTCGATCGGCTGCGGCTCGAACAGGTGGTGCTCAACCTGCTGGCCAATGCCCTGCGCCACGGCGGGGGACAGCCCATGGAGGTGCGGCTGGAGCGGACCTCCGGGGGCGCGCGGCTGACGGTGCGCGATGAGGGACCCGGCATCCCCGAGGACGATCGCGAGCGCATCTTCGCGCGCTTCGAGCAGGTGAAGGGCGTGGCACGCGCGGGCGGCCTGGGACTCGGCCTCTTCATCGTGCGGCAGATCGTCGAGGGCCACCGCGGCCGCGTGCACGTGGAGCCGGGGCCCGGCGGACGGGGCGCCGCCTTCGTGGTCGAGTTGCCCCTGTAA
- a CDS encoding PTS sugar transporter subunit IIA, with translation MRISEFLSPEALIADLQARDKQAVLREMSAVLARAHPSLKEERLVEVLREREKLGSTGIGEGVAIPHGKLPGLTNLVAAFGVSRQGVDFEAIDGKPTHLFFALVAPENSAGVHLKALARISRLFKNPRFRASILEATSAADIHALIVQEDARP, from the coding sequence TTGCGAATCTCCGAGTTCCTCAGCCCAGAAGCACTGATCGCGGACCTGCAGGCCCGCGACAAGCAGGCGGTGCTGCGCGAAATGAGCGCCGTGCTCGCCCGGGCCCATCCCTCCTTGAAGGAGGAGCGCCTCGTGGAGGTGTTGCGCGAGCGCGAGAAGCTGGGCTCCACCGGCATCGGCGAGGGCGTGGCCATTCCCCACGGCAAGCTGCCCGGGCTCACCAACCTGGTGGCCGCCTTCGGCGTGTCGCGTCAGGGGGTGGACTTCGAGGCCATCGACGGCAAGCCCACCCACCTCTTCTTCGCCCTGGTGGCCCCGGAGAACAGCGCCGGTGTCCACCTCAAGGCACTGGCGCGCATCTCGCGCCTCTTCAAGAATCCCCGCTTCCGCGCCTCCATCCTCGAGGCCACCTCGGCCGCGGACATCCACGCGCTGATCGTCCAGGAAGACGCCCGGCCCTGA
- a CDS encoding PAS domain S-box protein, whose protein sequence is MLALALSARDTLRVRALLADTRRLVWVVDEAGRMQQPSDSWAAFTGQASGQMMGWHWQHAIHPEDRGPLDPEGELLGPGRSNGGEVTFRVRREDDVWRDVQARALPVKDEAGRLVEWLFVGEDITGRASAGHTAEALNESEERFRSLVQTSASAIWTTNAQGRPVEDAPTWRAFTGLTLEQWLDGTSWLEAIHPEDAPAAREAWRNAVTTKTPFAHEYRLRHANGSWRWVVSRAVPVFNLDGGVREWVGTNTDISERKTAEAERDRLLAELETNERLLSAILEQMPSGFLLAGPNGELTYANAQAEAIWGHELIQSPDVKGYAAYHQHRLDGSPYPAEELPLARSVLHGEVVRGEVLWLRRPDKDNRFIKVNCAPIRDERSRTIAAVMVFDNITEARQAEEHAARLQVVTSALSQALTQADVARTVLSVAVGGMGAEAGAVYRQRADGSLESLHDVGYPESFVRHVRDLTPLANNPVVDAVRSGREIWLRSTSDMAARYPEIVTLRASQQDHAVAVFPMWVHGESVGALVLSYPDPRVCVPEELQFLQMLAQQCGQALERARLYEAAEAERQRAEQASRLKDEFLGVLSHELRTPLTAILGWVQILRTRQLPQDKRERALETIERNARAQTQLVEDLLDVNRIVSGRLRLDVRPTNLEKVIESAVDVVRPAAEARGIQLQVSLEPQTVPVQGDPDRLQQVVWNLLSNAVKFTPQEGSVTVSLSWRPAHVELQVRDTGDGIAPGFLPHLFERFTQADASSTRRHGGLGLGLAIVRHLVELHGGTVEAQSAGKGQGATFTVLLPLVAPRAAEAEPARVLPQHPPQLPADYPKALHGRHILVVDDDKDTRELVATLLQEGKARVSIADSAAQALELMNREPPELIISDIGMPGMDGYALIQAVRTRAPELGGRVPAVALTAYARQEDQAAALRAGFDSHVAKPLEPAELLWVLATLLKRS, encoded by the coding sequence ATGCTCGCTCTGGCGCTCTCCGCACGTGACACCCTCCGCGTCCGTGCGCTCCTGGCGGATACCCGCCGGCTCGTCTGGGTCGTGGACGAGGCCGGACGGATGCAGCAACCCTCTGACTCCTGGGCGGCCTTCACCGGCCAGGCCTCCGGACAGATGATGGGCTGGCACTGGCAGCACGCCATCCATCCCGAGGATCGCGGCCCGTTGGATCCAGAGGGAGAGCTGCTCGGGCCCGGCCGCTCCAACGGTGGGGAGGTCACCTTCCGCGTGCGCCGCGAGGATGACGTCTGGCGCGATGTCCAGGCGCGAGCCCTGCCGGTGAAGGACGAGGCGGGACGGCTCGTGGAGTGGCTCTTCGTCGGCGAGGACATCACCGGGCGCGCCAGTGCCGGGCACACCGCGGAGGCGCTGAACGAGAGCGAGGAGCGGTTCCGCTCGCTGGTGCAGACGTCGGCCTCCGCCATCTGGACCACCAACGCCCAGGGCAGGCCCGTGGAGGACGCGCCCACCTGGCGGGCCTTCACCGGCCTCACGCTCGAGCAGTGGCTGGACGGCACCTCCTGGCTGGAGGCCATCCACCCCGAGGACGCGCCGGCCGCCCGCGAGGCCTGGAGGAACGCCGTCACCACGAAGACGCCGTTCGCCCACGAGTACCGCCTGCGGCACGCCAACGGGAGCTGGCGCTGGGTGGTGTCGCGCGCCGTGCCCGTGTTCAACCTGGACGGCGGCGTGCGCGAGTGGGTGGGCACCAACACGGACATCTCCGAGCGGAAGACCGCCGAGGCGGAGCGCGACCGGCTGCTGGCGGAGCTGGAGACCAACGAGCGGCTGCTGTCGGCCATCCTCGAGCAGATGCCCTCGGGCTTCCTGCTGGCGGGGCCCAACGGGGAGCTGACGTACGCCAACGCGCAGGCGGAGGCCATCTGGGGCCACGAGCTCATCCAGTCGCCGGACGTGAAGGGCTACGCGGCCTACCACCAGCACCGCCTGGATGGCAGCCCGTACCCGGCCGAGGAGCTGCCGCTGGCGCGCAGCGTGCTGCACGGCGAGGTGGTGCGCGGCGAGGTGCTGTGGCTGCGCCGGCCGGACAAGGACAACCGCTTCATCAAGGTCAACTGCGCCCCCATCCGCGACGAGCGCAGCCGGACGATCGCCGCGGTGATGGTCTTCGACAACATCACCGAGGCCCGGCAGGCCGAGGAGCACGCCGCGCGCCTGCAGGTGGTCACCTCCGCCCTCTCCCAGGCCCTCACCCAGGCGGATGTGGCCCGGACGGTGTTGTCCGTGGCGGTGGGCGGCATGGGCGCCGAGGCGGGGGCCGTCTACCGCCAGCGCGCGGATGGCTCGCTCGAGAGCCTCCATGACGTGGGGTACCCGGAGAGCTTCGTCCGCCACGTGCGGGACCTGACGCCCCTGGCGAACAACCCCGTCGTCGACGCGGTGCGCTCGGGCCGGGAGATCTGGCTGCGCTCCACCTCGGACATGGCGGCGAGGTACCCGGAGATCGTCACCCTGCGCGCCTCGCAGCAGGACCATGCGGTGGCGGTGTTCCCCATGTGGGTGCATGGAGAGTCCGTCGGCGCGCTCGTGCTGAGCTACCCCGACCCGCGCGTCTGCGTCCCCGAGGAGTTGCAGTTCCTGCAGATGCTCGCGCAGCAGTGTGGCCAGGCGCTGGAGCGCGCGCGTCTGTACGAGGCGGCCGAGGCGGAGCGCCAGCGCGCCGAGCAGGCCAGCCGTCTCAAGGACGAGTTCCTCGGGGTGCTCTCGCACGAGCTGCGCACGCCGCTGACGGCCATCCTCGGCTGGGTGCAGATCCTCCGCACGCGGCAGCTGCCGCAGGACAAGCGCGAGCGCGCGCTGGAGACCATCGAGCGCAACGCGCGGGCGCAGACGCAGCTCGTCGAGGATCTGCTGGACGTGAACCGGATCGTCAGCGGCCGGCTGCGGCTGGACGTGCGCCCCACGAACCTGGAGAAGGTCATCGAGAGCGCGGTGGACGTGGTGCGTCCGGCCGCCGAGGCGCGCGGCATCCAGCTCCAGGTGTCACTGGAGCCGCAGACGGTCCCCGTGCAGGGAGACCCGGACCGGCTGCAGCAGGTGGTGTGGAACCTGCTGTCCAACGCGGTGAAGTTCACGCCCCAGGAAGGCAGCGTGACGGTGTCGCTCTCGTGGCGCCCCGCGCACGTGGAGCTCCAGGTGCGCGACACCGGAGATGGAATCGCCCCGGGCTTCCTGCCCCACCTCTTCGAGCGCTTCACCCAGGCGGATGCCTCCTCCACGCGCCGCCACGGCGGACTGGGGCTGGGACTGGCCATCGTGCGCCACCTGGTGGAGCTGCACGGCGGCACCGTCGAGGCCCAGAGCGCGGGCAAGGGACAGGGCGCCACCTTCACCGTCCTGCTGCCGCTGGTGGCGCCCCGCGCGGCCGAGGCCGAGCCGGCACGGGTGCTCCCTCAACACCCGCCCCAGCTCCCCGCCGACTACCCGAAGGCGCTCCACGGACGCCACATCCTGGTGGTCGATGACGACAAGGACACGCGCGAGCTGGTGGCCACGCTGCTCCAGGAGGGAAAGGCCCGCGTCTCCATCGCGGACAGCGCGGCCCAGGCGCTCGAGTTGATGAACCGGGAGCCGCCGGAGCTGATCATCTCGGACATCGGCATGCCGGGGATGGATGGCTACGCACTCATCCAGGCAGTGCGCACCCGGGCCCCCGAGCTGGGCGGACGGGTACCGGCCGTGGCGCTCACCGCGTATGCCCGTCAGGAGGACCAGGCCGCGGCGCTGCGGGCCGGCTTCGACTCGCATGTGGCCAAGCCCCTCGAGCCCGCGGAACTGCTATGGGTGTTGGCCACGCTGCTGAAGCGTTCCTGA